A genomic stretch from Terriglobus sp. RCC_193 includes:
- the glmU gene encoding bifunctional UDP-N-acetylglucosamine diphosphorylase/glucosamine-1-phosphate N-acetyltransferase GlmU: MNHFGIVIMAAGKGTRLKSALPKVLHTVGGKALLLHVIDVARTAVTAENILVVVGHQADRVETAAAPTGVRFVLQPEQLGTGHALQCVQRWFQDNKVAPPENLLVLSGDVPLIRPETIAELRDMHLREHAAMTILTAIPEDPSGYGRVLRKQDGSDDVAGIIEQKSLSDDMLATPERLREINSGIYAFDTQKLFDRLGRLQNTNSSGEFYLTDVAAMLVNEEERVIAIPVDSVDEVLGANTIAEMMHLDASLRERTTAKLMAQGVTIFRPETVTIDASVEVAADTILEPFTQLLGKTKIGPNCRIRSYSVIENCVIGEGVLIRNGSILADSIIGDGAQLGPYCHIRPESHIGAKAHVGNFVETKKTTLGEGSKANHLAYLGDAVIGTGTNIGAGVITCNYDGVNKHRTTIGNDVFVGSDSTLVAPLTVESGAYIAAGSSITDDVPADALALARARQVTKPDWAKHKREALKQARKSHT; encoded by the coding sequence ATGAACCACTTCGGCATCGTCATCATGGCCGCGGGCAAAGGCACCCGCCTGAAAAGCGCTCTCCCCAAGGTCCTCCATACGGTCGGCGGCAAGGCTCTTTTGCTGCACGTGATCGACGTAGCCAGGACTGCCGTCACCGCCGAAAACATCCTCGTCGTTGTGGGGCATCAGGCAGACCGCGTGGAAACAGCCGCAGCTCCTACCGGCGTGCGTTTCGTTCTGCAACCGGAACAGCTTGGCACCGGTCACGCGCTGCAATGCGTACAGCGCTGGTTCCAGGACAACAAAGTCGCACCGCCAGAGAACCTGCTGGTACTCTCCGGCGACGTCCCGCTCATCCGCCCGGAAACCATCGCAGAGCTACGCGACATGCACCTGCGCGAACACGCCGCCATGACCATCCTGACCGCCATCCCGGAAGACCCCTCGGGTTACGGCCGCGTCCTTCGCAAGCAGGATGGCTCCGATGATGTTGCGGGCATCATCGAGCAGAAGTCGCTCTCGGACGACATGCTGGCCACGCCGGAGCGCCTCCGCGAGATCAACAGTGGCATCTACGCCTTCGATACGCAAAAGCTCTTTGACCGCCTTGGCCGCCTGCAAAACACGAACTCCTCCGGCGAGTTCTATCTCACCGATGTCGCCGCAATGCTGGTCAACGAAGAGGAGCGCGTCATCGCCATCCCGGTCGACTCCGTCGACGAAGTGCTTGGCGCCAACACCATCGCAGAGATGATGCATCTGGACGCCAGCCTTCGCGAACGCACCACCGCAAAGTTAATGGCGCAGGGCGTCACCATCTTTCGCCCAGAAACCGTCACCATTGACGCCAGTGTCGAAGTCGCCGCAGACACCATTCTGGAGCCATTCACGCAGCTTCTGGGCAAAACAAAAATCGGTCCGAACTGCCGCATCCGCTCGTATTCTGTCATTGAAAACTGCGTCATTGGCGAAGGCGTTCTCATTCGCAATGGCAGCATCCTTGCCGACTCCATCATTGGCGATGGTGCGCAGCTTGGCCCCTACTGCCATATCCGCCCGGAAAGCCACATCGGTGCAAAGGCGCACGTTGGCAACTTCGTTGAGACAAAGAAGACCACGCTTGGCGAAGGTTCCAAGGCCAACCATCTCGCCTACCTCGGCGATGCAGTGATCGGCACTGGCACCAACATCGGCGCAGGCGTCATCACCTGCAACTACGACGGCGTGAATAAGCACCGCACGACCATTGGTAATGACGTTTTTGTAGGCTCTGACTCAACTCTGGTCGCGCCTCTTACTGTAGAAAGCGGAGCGTATATCGCCGCAGGAAGCAGCATCACCGATGACGTCCCGGCAGA